One window of the Allorhizobium ampelinum S4 genome contains the following:
- a CDS encoding AzlD family protein, giving the protein MTDLDPSMVAIILAAALATYLTRAGGYLVISRFKTLPPRVDAALNAVPAAVLTTLVAPAFYAGGMEVKFAMLLGLVVGLRFSLIPMLLTGWGAAVLIRQFMA; this is encoded by the coding sequence ATGACGGATCTCGACCCCTCTATGGTGGCGATCATTCTGGCTGCCGCCCTTGCCACTTACCTTACCCGCGCTGGCGGCTATCTGGTGATCAGCCGTTTCAAGACTTTGCCACCTAGGGTCGATGCGGCGTTGAACGCCGTTCCTGCCGCCGTGCTGACCACGCTGGTCGCCCCGGCCTTTTACGCCGGTGGGATGGAGGTGAAATTCGCCATGCTGCTTGGTCTCGTCGTGGGCCTGCGCTTTTCGCTGATCCCCATGCTGCTCACCGGTTGGGGTGCCGCCGTGCTGATCCGCCAGTTCATGGCCTGA
- a CDS encoding AzlC family ABC transporter permease: protein MSDFTDGARQSAPITLSTLPFAALFGAVAAAHGQSVAEATLMSATVFAGASQLVGIDLFGNNVPAWLIVLSVFAVNFRHILYSAAIGPYFQRLSGLQKAVAFFFMTDPQFAETVKHAEGGKSVSFGWYMGFALAIYVPWVGFSAIGAVFSSLIGDPKAVGLDVLLPVYFMGSVLGFRKRPNFLIVVAVSAVAAVFAMHAVGSPWHVSLGALAGIVTAALLPPKPQAAFEDRPEATQ from the coding sequence ATGTCAGACTTTACCGATGGTGCGCGCCAAAGCGCTCCCATCACTCTTTCCACATTGCCCTTCGCCGCCTTGTTTGGTGCAGTCGCTGCCGCCCATGGCCAATCGGTGGCTGAGGCGACGCTGATGAGTGCGACGGTTTTTGCAGGCGCCAGTCAATTGGTCGGCATCGATCTGTTCGGCAATAACGTTCCGGCCTGGCTAATCGTGCTCTCGGTGTTTGCCGTCAATTTCCGCCATATCCTCTATTCGGCGGCCATTGGCCCTTATTTCCAACGGCTGAGCGGACTGCAGAAGGCCGTCGCCTTCTTCTTCATGACCGATCCGCAATTTGCCGAAACCGTCAAACATGCCGAAGGTGGCAAGTCCGTTTCCTTCGGCTGGTATATGGGCTTTGCGCTGGCCATCTATGTTCCCTGGGTCGGATTTTCGGCGATTGGCGCAGTGTTCAGCAGCCTGATCGGTGATCCAAAAGCGGTTGGCCTCGACGTACTGCTGCCCGTCTATTTCATGGGCAGCGTGCTTGGCTTTCGCAAGCGCCCGAACTTCCTGATCGTGGTTGCCGTCAGCGCCGTGGCCGCAGTGTTCGCCATGCATGCCGTCGGTTCGCCCTGGCATGTCAGCCTTGGCGCACTGGCCGGCATTGTCACCGCAGCCTTGCTGCCGCCGAAGCCGCAGGCGGCCTTTGAGGATCGGCCGGAGGCGACGCAATGA